From the genome of Candidatus Roizmanbacteria bacterium, one region includes:
- a CDS encoding UbiA prenyltransferase family protein: protein MQDVNMDNRLLLIMRSLRVNQWIKNLVVFTAIIFSGELFNQPVLIETIGAFFIFCLLSSTSYVFNDIIDYPNDKKHPIKRFRPIASGKISIQEATFTVFILVIISLVLALTFSVQFFLISVLFLALHVVYSLYLKKHPIIDIFSISFSFMIRAFAGVVATGFSIPIWLMFTIFFGSLFVATVKRDAELANFGREARAALVSYREHLLGFLTTTFATSTILAYSFYTYFERISSENTGFSEFFNKIVPQFEARKWMMVTIPFVVYGIARYAQLLYDKSEGERPEKTITKDRPLIATMVLWGLTVILLLYIL, encoded by the coding sequence ATGCAAGATGTGAACATGGACAACAGACTGCTACTCATAATGAGGTCGCTTCGCGTTAATCAGTGGATCAAGAATCTAGTTGTATTTACTGCGATCATTTTCTCAGGCGAGTTGTTTAATCAACCAGTTTTAATCGAGACGATTGGAGCCTTTTTTATATTCTGTTTGCTGTCATCTACTTCATATGTATTTAACGACATTATTGATTACCCAAATGATAAAAAGCACCCGATAAAGAGATTTCGACCAATAGCGTCGGGAAAGATCTCGATACAGGAAGCAACCTTCACTGTATTTATTTTAGTAATTATCTCTCTCGTGCTCGCTCTTACTTTCTCTGTTCAGTTTTTTCTCATATCGGTACTGTTTCTAGCTCTACATGTGGTCTACTCGCTCTATCTAAAAAAACACCCAATTATCGATATTTTTTCCATATCGTTTTCATTTATGATACGAGCCTTTGCAGGAGTCGTAGCAACTGGATTCTCAATCCCAATATGGCTTATGTTCACGATCTTTTTTGGTTCGTTGTTTGTCGCGACGGTTAAACGAGATGCTGAGCTCGCAAACTTTGGGAGAGAGGCAAGAGCAGCGCTAGTCTCATATCGAGAACATCTCCTTGGTTTTCTTACAACAACCTTTGCGACATCTACAATTCTCGCGTACTCGTTCTATACATATTTTGAAAGAATATCGAGTGAAAACACCGGATTTTCTGAGTTCTTTAATAAAATTGTTCCTCAGTTTGAGGCACGAAAATGGATGATGGTGACGATCCCATTTGTGGTTTATGGTATCGCTCGCTATGCACAGCTCCTATACGATAAATCAGAAGGGGAGCGTCCAGAAAAAACAATTACAAAGGACAGACCACTTATCGCTACGATGGTACTATGGGGACTGACCGTTATTTTACTTCTTTATATTCTCTAA
- a CDS encoding cob(I)yrinic acid a,c-diamide adenosyltransferase: MAIYTRTGDKGTTGLFGGKRVSKASVLIEAAGVIDELTTYVGYVAQAIPGVETQKSLVEIQKDLYRIMSVVAGANIPIAYLEGRAKDFELNIDRITLKLSNLNSFILPGGTKDASLFHILRVLTRRAERAVVSAKSDAIIIQYLNRLSDLFFTLARKYAKGKEIKIKTL; encoded by the coding sequence ATGGCTATTTATACGCGTACTGGGGATAAAGGGACGACCGGTCTCTTCGGAGGGAAGAGGGTCTCCAAAGCTAGTGTGCTGATTGAGGCTGCGGGAGTAATTGACGAACTTACAACGTATGTGGGTTATGTTGCGCAAGCAATTCCCGGCGTTGAAACACAAAAATCTTTAGTAGAAATACAAAAAGATCTTTACAGAATAATGTCGGTTGTCGCCGGAGCAAATATACCTATAGCGTATCTCGAGGGTAGAGCCAAAGATTTTGAACTAAACATAGATAGAATCACGCTAAAGCTGTCAAATCTCAATAGCTTTATATTACCTGGTGGAACCAAAGATGCGTCCCTATTTCATATCCTTAGAGTATTGACTCGCAGGGCAGAAAGAGCAGTTGTTTCGGCAAAATCTGACGCTATAATAATTCAGTACTTAAATCGGTTATCCGATTTATTTTTTACATTAGCACGGAAATACGCAAAAGGAAAAGAAATTAAAATAAAAACTTTGTAA
- a CDS encoding ComF family protein, whose product MYGFTHPSCRRNFGLDGVVSLYVYNPFLKKLLKTAKYRLAKEALNELLNLSITPTGLLLFSSRSPFKTLPLLPIPLHRSRMSARGFNQSDIICKFMRSLRPEVEIIDLLERVRNTPAQAQLKSKLKRYLNTTSAFKVKKKLLPSEVMLVDDVITTGSTIRSATEVLKRAGVKRVYAFSLGHG is encoded by the coding sequence TTGTATGGTTTTACTCACCCTTCATGTAGGAGAAACTTTGGTCTAGATGGGGTAGTTTCACTATACGTATATAATCCATTTTTAAAAAAGCTACTGAAGACCGCAAAGTACAGACTGGCAAAAGAAGCGCTGAATGAACTTTTGAATTTATCGATAACTCCAACCGGACTTCTCCTCTTTTCATCTAGGTCCCCCTTTAAGACTCTTCCGCTACTCCCAATACCTCTCCATCGCTCAAGGATGAGCGCACGTGGCTTTAATCAGTCAGATATAATCTGTAAGTTTATGCGATCGCTCAGACCGGAAGTTGAGATTATAGATCTTCTGGAAAGAGTCCGCAATACTCCCGCACAGGCGCAATTGAAATCGAAACTAAAAAGATATCTAAACACGACCTCTGCTTTTAAGGTCAAAAAAAAGCTTCTTCCCTCCGAGGTGATGTTGGTCGACGACGTCATCACGACAGGATCCACTATTAGGTCCGCAACCGAGGTATTAAAAAGAGCGGGGGTAAAGCGTGTGTACGCCTTCTCTCTTGGGCATGGGTAA
- the recA gene encoding recombinase RecA — protein sequence MKTSEKAHEKLSPKNEAVNLAIEQIQKQFGRGSIMRLGEKPAPHPDDVIKTGILPLDVALGIGGLPKGRILEIFGPEASGKTTVCLSVIAEVQKAGGIAAFVDVEHALDPVWAEILGVKLNDLLISQPDTGEQALEIVEALIRSGGVDIVVVDSIAALVPRAEIEGEMGDAQMGLQARLMSQALRKLTGVVSKSKTTILFTNQLRLKIGIMFGNPETTPGGLATKFYASVRMDVRKIETLKKNNMVYGSRHRVKIVKNKMAPPFKEAEFVINSAGIDRDESIIEAAIGAGIITKSGAFLKMGEKVLAQGKEQLKETFMQDEKLRKHIVDELEKKSIKK from the coding sequence ATGAAAACTTCAGAAAAAGCTCATGAGAAACTTAGCCCAAAGAATGAGGCTGTAAATCTTGCTATTGAGCAAATTCAAAAACAGTTTGGACGCGGCTCCATAATGCGACTTGGAGAAAAACCAGCCCCACACCCCGACGACGTTATTAAGACCGGAATCCTTCCACTTGACGTTGCACTGGGAATAGGAGGACTTCCAAAAGGACGGATCTTGGAAATCTTCGGACCAGAGGCGTCCGGAAAAACAACGGTCTGCTTATCTGTAATAGCTGAGGTACAGAAGGCAGGAGGTATAGCAGCATTCGTTGATGTGGAGCATGCGCTTGATCCGGTCTGGGCAGAAATTCTTGGAGTGAAACTGAACGATCTTTTGATTTCTCAACCAGACACCGGAGAGCAAGCTCTAGAGATTGTAGAGGCTCTCATTCGTTCAGGTGGAGTCGACATAGTTGTCGTTGATTCGATTGCGGCTCTTGTTCCTCGTGCAGAGATTGAAGGCGAGATGGGAGATGCGCAGATGGGACTTCAGGCAAGATTAATGTCGCAGGCGCTTCGTAAACTTACCGGCGTAGTTTCAAAATCTAAAACCACGATCCTTTTCACAAATCAGCTCCGACTCAAAATTGGAATTATGTTTGGAAATCCAGAGACAACTCCAGGGGGACTCGCTACAAAGTTTTACGCATCGGTTCGTATGGACGTACGTAAAATAGAGACACTCAAAAAAAATAACATGGTCTATGGTTCTAGACATCGTGTCAAGATCGTGAAGAATAAGATGGCTCCTCCCTTCAAGGAAGCTGAGTTTGTAATAAATAGCGCTGGTATAGATCGCGATGAGAGTATTATCGAGGCAGCAATTGGAGCGGGAATAATCACAAAGAGCGGAGCGTTCCTAAAGATGGGAGAAAAGGTTCTCGCACAGGGCAAAGAGCAGCTAAAAGAAACATTCATGCAGGACGAAAAGCTACGCAAACATATAGTCGATGAACTCGAGAAAAAGAGCATAAAGAAATAA
- the trxA gene encoding thioredoxin, which translates to MSTKDITQATFKQDVLDRKGFVFVDFHAVWCGPCKMTEPIIEQLSEEVKDVSFVKIDVDQNSEVASQFSVFSIPTFIVFKDGKVVNQFVGAMGKEGFLKEIQKAKSS; encoded by the coding sequence ATGAGCACGAAGGATATAACGCAGGCAACTTTTAAACAAGACGTACTAGATCGAAAAGGTTTTGTTTTTGTAGACTTTCATGCAGTTTGGTGTGGGCCATGTAAGATGACAGAGCCAATTATCGAGCAGTTATCTGAGGAGGTTAAGGACGTTTCTTTTGTAAAGATCGATGTTGATCAGAACTCTGAAGTGGCGTCGCAGTTCTCCGTTTTTTCCATTCCTACATTCATCGTCTTCAAGGATGGTAAGGTTGTAAATCAGTTCGTTGGTGCAATGGGTAAAGAAGGATTCCTAAAAGAAATTCAAAAAGCGAAATCTTCATAA
- a CDS encoding RecX family transcriptional regulator: MDTEVSRLLNFAYFYLRFRPRTEDEMKKYLDKKAKKFSYTEQSVNKAIMKLVDQKLIDDKEFMTWFMEIRSSSKKKSVALLKNELRVRGVPNEVISFYFDENMVDEYEAAIKALRSQWRKFQNENEKKRFQRSANYLQRKGFNYGVIKRAIADLEGKE, encoded by the coding sequence ATGGACACTGAGGTTTCCCGACTTCTTAACTTCGCATATTTCTATCTTCGATTTAGACCACGAACCGAAGATGAAATGAAAAAATATCTTGACAAAAAAGCTAAGAAATTTTCCTACACCGAACAATCTGTTAATAAAGCAATAATGAAGCTTGTTGATCAAAAACTAATAGACGATAAGGAGTTTATGACATGGTTTATGGAGATAAGGAGTAGCTCCAAAAAAAAATCAGTAGCGTTACTAAAAAATGAGCTGAGAGTGCGAGGAGTGCCAAACGAGGTCATCTCTTTTTATTTTGATGAAAATATGGTCGACGAATATGAGGCAGCGATAAAAGCTCTTCGGTCTCAGTGGAGGAAGTTTCAGAATGAGAATGAAAAAAAGCGCTTCCAAAGATCGGCTAACTATCTTCAAAGGAAGGGATTTAACTACGGCGTAATCAAAAGAGCGATTGCAGATCTGGAGGGAAAAGAGTAA
- a CDS encoding SpoIID/LytB domain-containing protein: protein MSKFFKILLCMVLFFGIVISIHADELDDITKQLASLTADLNSKESDKSNIAKQISGIRSRVGFISAEVAKKEREVAEGEKDLEHQKTLLDERARSYYKNIKKSGSAFIGLLIGENFSDSLQNFFYQKVVVDEDRNAIVKIVLYIKNLEDTKQKLVDEKRQLAAINKQLDSQSSLLEGEIASTRSKIAQLSAQQQSLVAAKLSALNIPRSAGTSARGCSDDRSVDPGFSPAVAFFSFGAPHRVGLNQYGAKGRAEAGQSYDTILRAYFNFDEIKDVSGVRIRVEGGSEYDLEDYMKGIREMPESWPQEALKAQAVAARSYALAYTNNGSGSICSTESCQVFSDPGGRNDGWTQAVEATRGKVAAQGGSPIKAWFASTHGGYVFSSAEVWGGSTSFTKHATDTTTGSAGGFSDLQSNAYDKSSPWFYCDWGARGSYSNTAWLKPSEVADIFNVIELVRRDSGTKDHLYQPDKPHPYGGEVWSPEKVRQELQNKGGSPVESVTSISISADFGFGRTNSVSGGGISASGDEFKSWFNLRAPANIQIVGPLFNVETR, encoded by the coding sequence ATGTCAAAGTTCTTCAAGATCTTACTGTGCATGGTTCTATTTTTCGGAATAGTTATATCGATTCACGCCGATGAGCTGGACGACATAACCAAACAGCTGGCATCCTTAACTGCAGACCTAAACAGTAAAGAGTCGGACAAGTCCAATATTGCCAAACAAATCAGCGGCATACGTTCTCGAGTGGGATTCATTAGTGCTGAGGTTGCTAAAAAAGAAAGAGAGGTTGCCGAAGGAGAAAAGGATCTAGAGCATCAGAAAACCCTTCTTGATGAGCGAGCTCGCTCATATTACAAAAACATTAAAAAAAGCGGATCTGCGTTTATAGGTTTATTAATTGGAGAAAACTTTTCCGATTCTCTACAAAACTTCTTTTACCAAAAAGTAGTGGTTGACGAAGATAGAAATGCGATTGTTAAGATAGTCCTTTACATAAAGAACCTTGAGGATACAAAGCAAAAGCTAGTTGATGAAAAGAGACAGTTGGCCGCAATCAATAAGCAACTCGACAGCCAAAGCTCATTACTTGAGGGAGAGATTGCGAGCACTAGATCGAAAATAGCTCAACTCTCAGCACAGCAGCAGTCTCTCGTTGCAGCAAAACTTTCAGCTCTTAATATTCCGCGCTCTGCAGGAACCTCTGCAAGAGGATGTTCTGACGATCGAAGTGTTGACCCAGGCTTCTCCCCTGCGGTCGCTTTCTTTTCATTCGGCGCACCACATAGAGTTGGACTTAATCAGTACGGCGCGAAAGGTCGAGCAGAAGCGGGTCAGTCTTACGACACGATACTACGAGCTTATTTTAATTTTGATGAAATAAAAGATGTTTCCGGTGTTCGCATTAGGGTCGAAGGAGGCAGCGAGTATGACCTAGAAGACTATATGAAGGGAATACGCGAGATGCCAGAGAGCTGGCCGCAGGAAGCGCTTAAGGCGCAAGCAGTTGCCGCTCGCTCCTATGCATTAGCCTATACCAACAATGGCTCCGGATCTATCTGCTCAACCGAAAGCTGTCAGGTTTTTAGCGACCCGGGTGGTCGAAACGATGGTTGGACACAGGCAGTAGAAGCAACTCGCGGCAAGGTTGCGGCTCAAGGAGGAAGCCCTATAAAAGCATGGTTTGCTTCCACACACGGAGGATATGTTTTTTCTTCTGCTGAAGTTTGGGGAGGTTCCACGTCGTTCACTAAACATGCAACCGACACAACAACAGGATCTGCAGGAGGATTTTCAGATCTACAATCCAATGCCTACGACAAATCCTCTCCCTGGTTTTATTGCGACTGGGGAGCTAGAGGAAGCTACTCTAACACCGCGTGGCTTAAGCCATCGGAAGTTGCAGACATATTTAATGTTATCGAGCTTGTACGTCGTGATTCGGGAACAAAAGACCACCTCTATCAACCAGACAAACCCCATCCTTATGGGGGTGAGGTATGGAGCCCAGAAAAAGTTAGGCAAGAACTACAAAATAAAGGAGGTTCGCCGGTAGAAAGCGTAACAAGCATCTCTATTAGCGCAGATTTTGGATTTGGAAGGACAAATTCAGTCTCTGGTGGCGGTATTTCTGCCTCTGGCGACGAATTTAAGAGCTGGTTTAATCTACGAGCACCGGCAAATATTCAGATTGTCGGACCATTATTTAACGTGGAGACAAGGTAG
- a CDS encoding RNA ligase partner protein, translated as MEKYVLDTNLLFNMDANLGFGNTTNVVMEGLTKAMKEARAAKTAEFYMPPRIIDEIMSFFENKEEPLMKSFLEQITVKSPDLGKNPVALHFLYELVDDIRKRSYRGLQIAEEEFEAIATQMMGKEVLPKKEFQMTIGKHIKGLRDRYRQATRAGFLDSLADLDLIVLAKEEAAYIVTTDEGVKRWGRLLGVKEIMADVFARKLSS; from the coding sequence ATGGAAAAATACGTACTAGATACTAATCTATTGTTCAATATGGATGCTAATCTGGGCTTCGGGAACACAACCAATGTTGTTATGGAAGGGCTTACTAAAGCTATGAAAGAAGCAAGGGCTGCGAAAACAGCCGAATTTTATATGCCACCAAGAATCATCGACGAGATAATGAGTTTTTTTGAAAACAAAGAAGAGCCTTTAATGAAGTCATTTCTCGAGCAAATTACTGTCAAATCACCGGATTTAGGCAAGAATCCAGTCGCTCTTCATTTCCTATATGAGTTGGTGGACGATATACGCAAGCGAAGCTATCGTGGCCTACAGATCGCTGAGGAAGAATTCGAGGCCATAGCTACACAGATGATGGGAAAGGAAGTTCTTCCGAAGAAAGAGTTCCAGATGACGATCGGAAAGCATATTAAAGGATTGCGCGATCGCTACCGTCAGGCGACTCGGGCTGGCTTTCTTGATAGCCTTGCTGACCTAGATCTGATTGTGTTAGCGAAGGAGGAAGCTGCGTATATTGTAACGACTGATGAAGGGGTGAAGCGATGGGGTCGACTACTTGGGGTGAAGGAGATAATGGCGGATGTTTTTGCTCGGAAACTGAGTTCGTGA
- a CDS encoding acyltransferase: MQNRNNQIDILRGFGIMAMILIHVTAWHKSDVIASSLWNISQFAVQVFIFCSGYLFFLKEGAGTTIHSLGYFTKRATRLLIPYFVFLVFYLPLEFIEAPKRLSLTYVLKSLTLTGGTDLNWIILLFLILAVLMPLLLFLLRKHRFMFFIYLLFATFSAALFLKLEIKNYKFIAWLPWSLMILVSWFFVKFHNRLTLLYVFISSTVTALILSFYLSVQNHSLVFFDNKYPPNLYYLLYGVAWISGLWFVFSFIDLEKKRWDIVRIFSVNSYSIYFIHFWIFTFIRVVLKSDLHWGYLFAIVMISSVLVQKTFNAFAKARTTLSPR; encoded by the coding sequence ATGCAAAATCGCAATAACCAAATAGACATTCTTAGAGGTTTCGGCATCATGGCCATGATTCTAATTCATGTCACGGCGTGGCATAAATCAGATGTCATAGCTTCCAGTTTATGGAACATTTCACAGTTTGCCGTGCAGGTATTTATCTTCTGTTCTGGTTATCTTTTTTTCCTTAAAGAGGGAGCCGGAACAACCATTCATTCCTTAGGCTATTTCACAAAAAGAGCTACGCGCCTACTTATTCCTTACTTTGTCTTTCTTGTTTTTTATCTGCCACTTGAGTTTATTGAGGCACCAAAAAGATTGTCTTTAACTTACGTGTTAAAAAGTCTCACTCTCACCGGAGGAACAGATCTCAACTGGATAATTCTTTTATTTTTAATACTCGCAGTCCTCATGCCTTTGCTATTATTTCTTCTTCGCAAACACCGCTTTATGTTTTTCATCTACCTTCTCTTCGCCACTTTCTCTGCTGCTTTATTTTTAAAATTAGAAATTAAAAATTACAAATTCATCGCATGGCTTCCTTGGTCTCTCATGATTCTCGTATCGTGGTTTTTTGTTAAGTTTCATAATCGTCTGACACTGCTCTATGTATTCATTTCCAGTACGGTAACCGCGCTCATATTATCCTTTTATCTTTCGGTTCAAAATCATTCATTGGTATTTTTTGATAATAAGTATCCGCCAAATCTTTACTATCTTCTGTATGGAGTTGCATGGATTTCTGGTCTCTGGTTTGTTTTTAGCTTTATAGATCTGGAGAAAAAAAGATGGGACATTGTACGCATCTTCAGCGTTAATTCCTACTCAATATATTTCATTCATTTCTGGATCTTTACATTTATTAGGGTCGTTCTAAAGTCAGATCTTCACTGGGGATATTTATTTGCGATAGTTATGATCTCATCTGTTCTGGTACAAAAGACCTTTAACGCATTCGCCAAAGCTAGGACTACCTTGTCTCCACGTTAA
- the nrdR gene encoding transcriptional repressor NrdR, whose amino-acid sequence MICPFCKNADTEVIETRVSEQGNVIRRRRNCPKCEKRFTTYERIEEIPMLVIKRDGKRERFNPEKLRDGILRATGKTTVTAGQIDEIVSNVESEMRQKDETEIDSKIIGNLVAKYLKKLDKVAYIRFASVFRRFVDVEDFDKEVQKLK is encoded by the coding sequence ATGATATGTCCGTTTTGTAAGAACGCCGATACAGAGGTCATAGAGACAAGAGTGTCAGAACAGGGTAATGTTATTCGCCGAAGAAGGAACTGTCCTAAGTGCGAGAAGCGTTTCACTACCTATGAGCGAATAGAGGAGATTCCGATGCTAGTTATCAAAAGAGATGGTAAGCGAGAACGATTTAACCCTGAGAAATTAAGAGACGGAATTCTAAGAGCTACGGGAAAGACAACGGTCACCGCAGGGCAGATTGATGAAATAGTTTCAAATGTAGAGTCTGAGATGAGACAAAAGGATGAGACCGAGATCGACAGCAAGATAATCGGAAACTTGGTTGCTAAGTACCTTAAGAAGCTCGATAAAGTTGCGTACATCCGGTTCGCGTCGGTATTTAGACGCTTTGTGGACGTAGAAGACTTTGATAAAGAAGTACAAAAGCTTAAGTAA
- the dnaA gene encoding chromosomal replication initiator protein DnaA produces the protein MSLLFVHKLSTYTMSEAEWNQFLLSLIEGADKNPVLFSILKQVSLLSVSERSVVLSTDSQGFFIFIQKRVPEIEERLSLFTKKTLSIEVVVSTTQEKKMKEAPLLSFEPSQEDVYRKAGLNGKYSFDNFAVSGSNQVAYAAAQAVADNLSKAYNPLFLYGGVGVGKTHLAQAVASKILGDDPQKRVVFSPGEQFTNELIESIREKNTAKFRKRYRHLNLLIVDDIQFIAGKNTVQEEFFHTFNAVVSGGGQIIFTSDRPPQDIKNLEDRLRSRFAGGLTVDVQPPDFELRTAILLIKAKEKGIELGIDLARIIAEQVSDSRSLEGTLLSIYARTLGREEKITLTVVESFFHTESEVRPKIRITPHEILNVVCSYYNIKQSQLKSPIRSESLSLPRQVTMFLLRRELNMKHQEIANLLKRRDHTTIMHGVEKINKMLVKDDFFKKEVDRIIQTLHLST, from the coding sequence ATGTCATTATTATTTGTGCATAAGTTATCCACATATACAATGTCTGAGGCTGAATGGAACCAATTTTTACTTTCTTTAATCGAGGGAGCTGATAAAAACCCTGTTCTTTTCTCTATTCTTAAGCAGGTCTCTCTGTTGTCGGTAAGCGAGAGGTCGGTAGTACTCTCAACCGACAGTCAAGGGTTCTTTATATTCATTCAAAAGCGCGTACCCGAGATTGAGGAGAGACTGTCTCTTTTTACAAAAAAAACTCTTAGCATTGAGGTTGTTGTCTCTACTACTCAGGAAAAAAAGATGAAAGAGGCGCCTCTGCTGTCGTTTGAACCGTCCCAAGAAGATGTCTATCGAAAGGCTGGACTTAACGGAAAGTACTCTTTCGATAACTTTGCGGTTTCAGGTTCAAATCAGGTAGCGTATGCGGCAGCACAGGCCGTAGCAGATAATCTTTCAAAGGCATATAACCCACTTTTTTTGTATGGTGGGGTGGGTGTAGGGAAGACGCACTTAGCCCAAGCCGTTGCGAGTAAAATTTTGGGAGACGACCCTCAAAAGAGGGTTGTTTTTAGTCCGGGAGAGCAGTTTACAAACGAACTGATCGAATCTATTCGTGAAAAAAACACAGCAAAATTTCGTAAAAGATATAGACATCTAAACCTCTTAATCGTTGACGATATTCAGTTTATCGCAGGTAAAAACACGGTTCAGGAGGAGTTTTTTCACACCTTTAATGCGGTTGTGTCGGGCGGAGGGCAGATTATTTTTACCTCAGATCGTCCACCTCAGGACATTAAAAACTTAGAAGACCGTCTTCGTTCGCGTTTTGCAGGCGGACTAACTGTCGATGTTCAGCCTCCAGATTTTGAATTAAGAACGGCAATTCTTCTTATTAAAGCTAAAGAGAAGGGTATAGAGCTGGGAATTGATCTGGCCAGAATTATAGCCGAGCAGGTATCCGACTCCCGCTCACTAGAGGGTACCCTTCTCTCTATATACGCCCGAACTCTTGGCAGGGAGGAGAAAATAACTCTTACTGTGGTTGAGTCTTTCTTCCATACGGAAAGTGAGGTGCGCCCTAAAATTAGGATTACCCCTCATGAGATACTTAATGTTGTTTGTTCATACTACAACATCAAACAATCTCAGTTAAAAAGTCCGATCCGCTCAGAGTCACTATCTTTACCACGACAGGTTACTATGTTTTTACTTAGAAGAGAGTTAAATATGAAACACCAAGAGATAGCCAACTTACTTAAAAGAAGAGACCACACTACTATTATGCATGGGGTTGAAAAGATAAATAAAATGCTCGTTAAAGACGATTTTTTTAAGAAAGAGGTTGATAGAATAATCCAAACCCTCCACCTCTCCACATAG
- a CDS encoding AI-2E family transporter, producing MKDQHVHKIEISAKTIVFTVVFLVLIQAVWVVRELLFSFIIAFIIMSAFNPVVSWFEKLRIPRVASTLVVFALTIIGIGSLFAWLIPPVAKESAVLFKNFPDYLKNIELGSDIKLSENLFSQYGSSVTNGAFDFVKSTFSNVIFLISTIFFSFYFLIEEHVIRRLLMKFFDKKNADTISEIFEKAELRMRAWLWGQLILMLSIGLVTYIGLTVLGVRYALPLAVFAGLLEVVPILGPTISAVPAFIVTASQNIFAGLSVVVLYFIIQQVENQVLVPVVMRRAVGLNPIVTLTALIIGGKLGGILGLLLAIPITLCIETVINEMANLRLKSEQTA from the coding sequence ATGAAGGATCAACACGTGCATAAAATAGAGATATCAGCTAAGACCATCGTCTTTACTGTAGTTTTTCTGGTTCTGATACAGGCTGTATGGGTTGTTCGTGAGCTTTTATTTTCGTTCATCATTGCGTTTATCATCATGAGCGCATTCAACCCGGTTGTTTCTTGGTTTGAAAAGCTACGAATTCCTCGTGTCGCTTCAACTCTTGTTGTTTTTGCTCTTACAATTATCGGGATAGGATCTTTATTTGCATGGCTGATCCCCCCAGTTGCCAAGGAATCAGCAGTCTTATTCAAAAACTTCCCAGACTATCTTAAAAATATTGAGCTAGGTAGCGATATAAAGCTGAGTGAAAATTTATTTTCTCAGTACGGATCTAGTGTCACGAATGGGGCGTTTGATTTTGTAAAAAGTACATTTTCAAACGTAATTTTTCTAATCTCAACAATTTTCTTTAGTTTTTATTTCCTAATTGAAGAACATGTAATTAGACGTTTACTTATGAAATTTTTTGATAAAAAAAATGCTGACACCATCTCTGAGATTTTTGAAAAAGCAGAACTTAGGATGAGGGCTTGGCTATGGGGTCAACTAATTCTGATGTTGTCAATCGGACTCGTAACTTACATAGGGCTTACAGTTCTTGGAGTGAGATACGCTCTTCCACTCGCGGTATTTGCAGGACTACTTGAAGTTGTTCCAATTTTAGGTCCGACGATCTCTGCTGTACCCGCCTTTATCGTGACAGCCTCTCAGAATATATTTGCTGGTTTAAGTGTAGTTGTACTGTACTTCATCATTCAACAAGTAGAGAACCAGGTCCTAGTTCCAGTAGTAATGAGACGTGCAGTAGGACTAAACCCCATCGTTACTCTCACAGCTCTCATTATTGGAGGCAAGCTCGGAGGTATTTTAGGCTTGCTTCTCGCCATCCCTATAACTCTTTGTATAGAGACGGTAATTAATGAAATGGCTAACCTGAGGCTAAAGTCGGAGCAAACTGCGTAG